The genome window CCGCCGTCGCCCCAGTCGGCCACCAGCGTGGTGGGGGTCCCGCCAGTGGTCACGTTGATGGTGTAGACCTGATCCACGGTGGCGGTGGCCGGACCCGTCACGCCCACGGTCAGCGGAACGGTGGTTGCGCCGTCCGCGGTGAGCTCCAGGCCCACCAGCACGGGGTCATGGTCACTGCTGCGGTAGGCGTCGGGGGCGTACAGCTCGGCAACCTGGGCCGGCGTCTTGAACTCCGTGTTGTAGTCCAGCACCACCGGCTCGTCGGAGTTGATGTGCCACTCCGTGATGCCCTTGACCTGATCCTTCATCGACATGGTGGACAGGGCGTGGTCCAGATAACCAAACTGGCCGTCGAACTGGTAGGAATAGCGGTCTGCCAGCGGAATGCGCTTGTTCAGGCTCTCGAAGCCGCTCGCCTCCAGCGTCTTGATCGGATCTTCCTCGCCGTAGGCGTTCAGGTCTCCCATCAGCAGCACGTCGGGATCGGTGAGTTTGAGCTTGTCGGCAAAGGCCAGCAGGGCTTTGGACTGCTCGACACGCAGCGCATTCCAGCAGCCCTGACCCTGGTCCACGTCACCTGTGGTGGGGCAACTGCCCTTGCTCTTGAAGTGGTTGGCGACCACCGTGAACACGCCCTTTCCGGCAATATCACGGAAGGTCTGGGCCACTGGCTTACGGGCCTTATCGAAGGCGGGGTTGTCGTCGATGCGCGCGTTGCCCACCGTTTCCACCTTGCCGGGACGGTAGATGATCGCCACGCGGATGGCGTCGGTGCCCACCGTTCCAGTCTTGACGCTGGCATATTCGGTTTTTCCGGCAGCGCTGTTCAGGGCAGCCACCAGATCATCCAGGGCCATTTCGCCGTTGTTCTCGATCTCCATCAGGGTGATCACGTCGGCGTCCAGGCCGCGCAGCCCGGCCACGATCTTGTCTTTCTGGCGCTTGAACTCGTCGGCGCTGTCTGCCCCACGCGCACCGTTCTTGCCGTCGTCCAGCGTGGTGAAGTAGTTCAGGACGTTTGCGCCCGCCACCCTGAGCGTGCCGCCCACCGGCTTGGGCGCGGCGGTGCGGGGGTTGGTATTCGCAAACACGGGCGCCTGGGTAGGCTCGAGCTTGAAGGCGTTGTTGGCGTAATGCATCACGCCCACCAGCCCGGTCACGGTATCCCCGGCACGGCGGGTCTTGTTCGCGTTCAGGTAGGGAATAACGGCCGGGTTCTGCTTGCTGCTGCCGTCATCCAGAATCAGGGTGCGGTTCCGGTTGGCCTCCAGGGTGGCCCCCTGCCCGTTGGTGGGGTTGAACAGCCGTCCGTCACTGGACAGGCCCAGTTCGCCGTAGCGCCCCAGGGTAAAGGTGTTGGTCACGGTCATGGGGGTACTGACCGACACCAACATGCCCTCCACGTTTTCCAGCGCGTCCGGCGAGGACAGCGGATAGGTCAGTGCGGTGGCGGTAGGCAGCGTCGTCTCGCCGCAAGAGGTGACGGTGGTGACGCTGTCCAGCTGGGTGGAGTTGAAGAATTCCTTGACCGTGCCGGTGACCTCCAGCACCTCGCCCACCTTGACGGTGTTGGGCGCGGCGGCGGTGAAGACGAAGACGCCCTCACTGGTTCTGGGATCGCTGTCGGGCTTCAGGTCCTGCACGAAGAATCCGCTCAGGCCCGCCTGCGCGTCCTGCGTCACCACGCCGCGAATGGTCACCACCTTGTTCACCAGCGGGCTGGCCGCGCCCGTGCCCTGCACGGAGGAAATCGGCGTGACAACGGTATCCACCGGGCAGGCGTAGGTGGGAGGTTTGGGCGTGGTGTCGGGGGTGTTGCAGGCCGCCAGCAGCGCAGTCAGGCCCAGCAGCAGTGCGCCGCCTTGCAGGAACTTCATGGTCATGGGAACTCCGTGTGAATAGGGAGAGGGGGTGAAGGATTGTGACGGAGAACCAGTGTAACGAGTTTCTCCCCACGCCGTCATGAGGTACGCGGATGCGGTCCGGGGCTGCGGAGCTTCAGCCCCATCCTGCGCTCACCCTGTCATGGACATTTGCAGGTCATGGACGTGTGCAGTGGGCCAGCGCCCCACGCACCATCCCGGAAGAGACGCGGCCGGCGCCCCATACCTTCAGCAGCAGTTCCAGGCGTAGCCGCCAAAGCAACCCCGTATCGAGTCGCCCGCCCCAGCGGGCCAGCGCGGGTTCCACATGGTCCAGCACGGCGCACTCATGTTCCAGGGTGGCCCAACCCGCGTTGCCCCAGTCCAGCAGCCCGGCGTAACGGCCCGCCGCGTCGGCCAGCAGGTTGTGGCGGTACACGTCGCCGTGCACGAATACGGGCGCGGTCAGCGGATACGGTGTGGACAGCACCCGCCGTAGGGCGGCCCGCTCGGCAGGCGGCCAGTCCGCGCCGCCCGCCAGTAATCTCAGGTCGCCCGCCCACCACTCCGAGGGGCGGGGCAGGTGCGGTTCGGGTGGGGCGGCATGCAGGCGCTCCAGATCGGCCAGCACCGCGTTCCAGAAAGCAGGGGTGAGCTGGGCAGGCGTGGGCATTCTACCCGGCAGCCGTTCCCACAGGCTGGAGTCCGCGTCCCAGAACAGCGGTCTGGCCGTGCGAATCCCCGCCGCCAGGGCGCCCTGCGCCACCGCCGCCTCCCGCGCGTGGTCCACAGCAGGGCCGAGGCGCAGCACCGCCGTGTGGGTCAGCCAGACCTCGTTGGAAAACCCGGCAGCGGCGCGGTGCAGGCCCGCGACGCTCAGGCCGTGGCGAAGAAATTGGGCGGCAGGATCAGCGGTCATGGAGTATTCACGGGACAGTGACAGAAGCGGCCCGGCATCGCCGCAGCGCCATTGCGCTCACGCCGCCGGGCACAGCCATTCGTCCCCCGGAAAACATCCATAGGTAACAGGAGGCCCGAAAAACCGTCGCCCGATGGACTACCCTACCCCGTATGACGCCGCCCATTTCCTCCACCTCCGCGGGACAGGGTCAGGCCCAGGCCCGCCCGGTCAAGCCGCTGTGGGTGGCGCTGGGCTTTGTGCTGTGCGCCTTCGGGTTCCTGGGGCTGGTGCTGCCCGGCTTTCCCGGCACCGTGTGGTTCGTGCTGGCCGCCGCCAGCTTCGCGCGTGGCGATCCGCGCTGGGAGGCGTGGTTGCTCTCGCGCCCGGTGGTGGGCCAGCTGGTCAGCGACTACCGCGAGGGCCGGGGCATGCCGCTGCGCGCCAAGTGGTTCGCCTGCATCTGCATTGTCGTGGCCGTCAGTTTCAGCCTGGGGCGCATCCCGGTACTGGTGGGACAGGTGGGCTGGGTGCTCGTTGGCCTGTTCGGGCTCTACTACATCAGCCTCCGGGTGCCAACGAAACGCTGAGCGGGGCCTTGGCACGCCGTCAAAAACCCCCTCTATCGCAGCAGGGGGTTTGGATGGCCTGCGGTTTTGCGACTAGCGCGCCCGCAGCACCTGCGTCACCCAGGCGTCCACCAGCCGCTGCGGGTTGGCGGTCAGGCCGGGCTTGACGGCGGCCAGCTGCGGCTGATCGGCGAACCTGAACACCGGATCCAGCGGCGTGCCTCCCACCGCCGGGTAGATCCACATGCGGGTAGGAATGTCGGCCTGCACGCCTTTACCCAGCATGAAGTCCACAAATTTTCGGGCCAGGGCCGGCTGCTTTGCACCCTTCAGGATGCCCACTCCTTCCAGTTGCAGCCAGGTGCTGCCGGGCAGGAACAGGTTGGCGGTGGGGGCCTGCGCGGGCAGTTTTCTGGCGTCGTAGTTATCCGCGTAGAACACCTCGGCGGCGGGGCTGCTGGCGTACGACAGCACGATGGGGTAGCGGCCACCGTTGCGCGTGAACTCCTTGTTGTAGGCGTCGCTCCAGCCGCGCGTGACCTTCAGGCCGTTCAGGCGGGCGTCGCGCCACCACTGCCACGCCCCCGCCTCGCCGTAGTGATTGACGGTGGCCAGCAGGAAAGCCAAGCCGGGGCTGCTGGTGGCCGGACTTGCCACCACGGTCAACTTGGCGTATTGCGGGGATTTCAGGTCCTCCAGCGATTTCGGCAGGGCCAGTCCCGCCTTCTGGAAATACGCGCGGTCATAGTTGAGGGCCACGAAGCCGTAGTCCACCGTGTTCAGCAGGCCTGCGTCGTCCAGGCGGTAGGCCGGATCCACCCCCGAGAGTGCGGGCGACCGGTAGGCCTGCAACAGATCGGCGCTGCGGGCGCGGCCCAGCAGGCTGTTGTCCAGGCCGTACACCACATCGGCCAGCGGAGCGCGGTGGGTCAGGATCAGGCGATTCAACAGCTCTCCGGCGTCGCCGCCCTTCACGAAGCGCACCCTGGCGTTGTTGGCCGCCTCGAAAGACGCCACGAGCTTCTTGTCCACGTCGAAGGAATCGTGGGTGATGACCGTCAGGGTGGTCTGGGCCGAAGCCACGCCCGCCACCAGTAAAGCCGCCGTCAACACACTCCTTACACGCATACTGTTTCCAAACACACTTCCAAACATAAAAAAGCCCCCTCGCGTCACGAGGGGAAGCGGGGCCAGACGCCGAACTCTTCGGGGCTGGCCGGTCACGCTCCCTCCGCCGGTATGACCCGGATCAGGTTCGTTGGGGTGTTTCTCAGCCCGCCGGTAAACGGCAGGCACCCCCGGTGACGCAGGCCCAAGGTAGCAGAGCGGCGCGGGCAAGAGCGTGTTTCACTCTGGATTGTGGCCTTCACTCCTGGTCAATGGGCACAGCCGCAGTGGTGGGTGGACGCGCTAGGGTTGGGGGCATGAGCCGTCCTGACCTCGCTGCCCCCGAGTCGCTGGACGCGAACGAACAGACCACGCAGCGCCGCAAGCCCACCGCCGCCCCGCTGCTGATCCTGGGCCTGGTCGTGGTGGCGCTGAACCTGCGCCCGCCCATCGCCGGCTTCGGGCCGCTGCTGTCGCAATTCCAGGCCGAGTTTCAGGTCAGTGCGGCCACCCTGAGCCTGCTGACCACGCTGCCGCTGCTGTGCTGGGGCGTGCTGGCCCCGCTGGCCCCGCTGCTGAGCCGCCGCTACAGCAACGAGACCATCATCCTGCTGGCCACCGCCGTGATCGGCCTGGGCAGCGTGCTGCGCATCGGCGCAACGCTGCCGGTCATCCTGACCGGCACCCTGCTGGTCGGCGCGGGCATCGCGCTGAACAACGTGCTGCTGCCCAGCCTGATCCGGCGCGATTACGCCACGCGGGTGGGGCCCATGACCGGGCTGTACACGCTGGCGGTGGTGGGCGGCGCGGCGCTGGCCTCTGGGGTAGCGGTGCCGCTGATGACCGCGCTGGGCGGAGAATGGCGCTCGTCGGTGGGCGTGTGGATCGGGCTGGCCATGGCGGGCGTGCTGGCGTGGCTGCCCGCCGTGTTCGGGCGGCAGACGCACGCCCGCCCGCTGAGGGGCGAGGGGCCGTCGGTGTGGCGCAACCCCTACGCGCTGTCGGTGACGCTGTACATGGGCTTTCAGTCGCTGGTGTTCTTTACCTGGCTCACCTGGCTGCCCAAGGTGCTGCAGGACGAGGGCTTCACCGAGGCGCAGGCCGGACTGCTGCTGGCCTTTGCCAACGTGGTGCAGCTGCCCTTCACGCTGGCAGTGCCGATGCTGGCGGCCCGGCCCCGCCTGCTGGTGCCGCTGGCGGCGGGCACGGCCCTGATCAGCGCGGCGGGCATCACGGGCCTACTGCTGGCGCCGCTGACGCCGCTGCCGTGGCTGTTCATGATGGGTGCGGGCGCGGGCAGCATGTTTCCGCTGGCCCTGATGTTCATCGCCGTGCGCGCCGCCAGCGTGACGCAGGTGCCGCAGCTCTCGGCCATGGCGCAGGGCTTCGGCTACGTGCTGGCGGCGTCCGGCCCCTTTATCTTCGGGGCGCTGCACGACTGGACCGGCGACTGGCAGGTGCCGCTGCTGTTCCTGCTGGCCATGACCGGGGTGGTGCTGGTCACCGGGGTGGCGGCGGGGCGGGCGCCCCGGGCGTAAGCGGGGGCGGCCCGCCCCACGCCGCCCCCACCCCAGGCACCCACCAACCCGTCACCCCTTCCCGGCCCCGCGCCTACACTGACCCATGCCCCCTTCCCCCCACCGGAGCCGCCCACGTACCACCTGACACTGGGGCACCACCACTTCAGCTTCCCCGACCTGCGGCGGGTGATGGCCTGCGCCAGCCCGCCCAAATCCGGCGACGGGCTGGCCGGACTGGCGGCAGGCAGTGCCCAGGAACGCGAGGCGGCGCGGCAGGTGCTGGCTGACCTTCCCCTGGGCCTGTTTCTGGAAGACCTGCTGATTCCCTACGAGGCCGACGAGGTCACGCGCCTGATCGTGGACAGCCACGACGCGGCAGCCTTCGCGCCCGTATCCCACCTGAGCGTGGGCGGGTTCCGCGACTGGCTGCTGGGCGACGAGGCCACCCCAGAGGCCCTGGCCGCCCTGGCCCCCGGCCTGACGCCGGAGATGGTGGCCGCCGTGAGCAAACTGATGCGCGTGCAGGATCTGGTGCTGGTGGCGTCCAGGGTAGAGGTGGTCACGCGCTTCCGCACCACCCTGGGCCAGCGGGGCCGCTTCAGCACGCGCCTCCAGCCCAACCACCCCACCGACGATCCACGCGGCATCCTGGCCAGCACCCTGGACGGCCTGATGTTCGGCTGCGGCGACGCGGTGATCGGCATCAACCCGGCGCTGGACAGCGTGGACAGTTGCGTGGGCCTGTTGCGCCTGCTGGACGACTTCCGCCAGCAGACCGGCGTGCCCACCCAGAGCTGCGTGCTGACCCACGTCACCAACACCCTGGAGGCGCTGGGGCGCGGCGCCCCGGTGGATCTGGTGTTTCAGAGCGTGGCGGGCACGCAGGACGCCAACAGCGGTTTCGGCGTTGATCTGACGCTGCTGGACGAGGCGCACGCGGCGGCGCTGGAGTTGCGGCGCGGCGCACCGCTGGCCGGGGGCTTCGGCGACAACGTGATGTACTTCGAGACCGGGCAGGGCAGCGCACTGTCGGCGGACGCCCACCACGGCGTCGATCAGGGCACGCTGGAGGCCCGCGCCTATGCGGTGGCGCGGCACTACCGCCCGCTGCTGGTCAATACCGTGGTGGGCTTTATTGGCCCGGAGTACCTGTACGACGGCAAGCAGATCATCCGCGCGGGGCTGGAAGATCATTTCTGCGGCAAGCTGCTGGGCCTACCGATGGGCTGCGACATCTGCTACACCAACCACGCCGAGGCCGACGGCGACGACACCGACACCCTGCTGACGCTGCTGGGCGCGGCGGGCGTGACCTTCATCATGGGCGTGCCGGGCGCGGATGACATCATGCTGAACTACCAGTCCACTTCCTTCCACGACGCGTGGTACCTGCGCCGCATGTTTAACCGACCGCCCGCGCCGGAGTTCGCCGCGTGGCTGGAAACGGTGGGCCTCAGCCGGGATGGAGGGCTGACCTTGCCGGGACGGGCGCAGGT of Deinococcus aerolatus contains these proteins:
- a CDS encoding thiamine ABC transporter substrate-binding protein, with translation MRVRSVLTAALLVAGVASAQTTLTVITHDSFDVDKKLVASFEAANNARVRFVKGGDAGELLNRLILTHRAPLADVVYGLDNSLLGRARSADLLQAYRSPALSGVDPAYRLDDAGLLNTVDYGFVALNYDRAYFQKAGLALPKSLEDLKSPQYAKLTVVASPATSSPGLAFLLATVNHYGEAGAWQWWRDARLNGLKVTRGWSDAYNKEFTRNGGRYPIVLSYASSPAAEVFYADNYDARKLPAQAPTANLFLPGSTWLQLEGVGILKGAKQPALARKFVDFMLGKGVQADIPTRMWIYPAVGGTPLDPVFRFADQPQLAAVKPGLTANPQRLVDAWVTQVLRAR
- a CDS encoding ExeM/NucH family extracellular endonuclease, yielding MTMKFLQGGALLLGLTALLAACNTPDTTPKPPTYACPVDTVVTPISSVQGTGAASPLVNKVVTIRGVVTQDAQAGLSGFFVQDLKPDSDPRTSEGVFVFTAAAPNTVKVGEVLEVTGTVKEFFNSTQLDSVTTVTSCGETTLPTATALTYPLSSPDALENVEGMLVSVSTPMTVTNTFTLGRYGELGLSSDGRLFNPTNGQGATLEANRNRTLILDDGSSKQNPAVIPYLNANKTRRAGDTVTGLVGVMHYANNAFKLEPTQAPVFANTNPRTAAPKPVGGTLRVAGANVLNYFTTLDDGKNGARGADSADEFKRQKDKIVAGLRGLDADVITLMEIENNGEMALDDLVAALNSAAGKTEYASVKTGTVGTDAIRVAIIYRPGKVETVGNARIDDNPAFDKARKPVAQTFRDIAGKGVFTVVANHFKSKGSCPTTGDVDQGQGCWNALRVEQSKALLAFADKLKLTDPDVLLMGDLNAYGEEDPIKTLEASGFESLNKRIPLADRYSYQFDGQFGYLDHALSTMSMKDQVKGITEWHINSDEPVVLDYNTEFKTPAQVAELYAPDAYRSSDHDPVLVGLELTADGATTVPLTVGVTGPATATVDQVYTINVTTGGTPTTLVADWGDGGGFERLIPIAASGPHVHTYKKAGSFTITVKAGRNDDKEIETATLAVTAK
- a CDS encoding phosphotransferase family protein, with product MTADPAAQFLRHGLSVAGLHRAAAGFSNEVWLTHTAVLRLGPAVDHAREAAVAQGALAAGIRTARPLFWDADSSLWERLPGRMPTPAQLTPAFWNAVLADLERLHAAPPEPHLPRPSEWWAGDLRLLAGGADWPPAERAALRRVLSTPYPLTAPVFVHGDVYRHNLLADAAGRYAGLLDWGNAGWATLEHECAVLDHVEPALARWGGRLDTGLLWRLRLELLLKVWGAGRVSSGMVRGALAHCTRP
- a CDS encoding YbaN family protein, producing MTPPISSTSAGQGQAQARPVKPLWVALGFVLCAFGFLGLVLPGFPGTVWFVLAAASFARGDPRWEAWLLSRPVVGQLVSDYREGRGMPLRAKWFACICIVVAVSFSLGRIPVLVGQVGWVLVGLFGLYYISLRVPTKR
- a CDS encoding ethanolamine ammonia-lyase subunit EutB; the protein is MGHHHFSFPDLRRVMACASPPKSGDGLAGLAAGSAQEREAARQVLADLPLGLFLEDLLIPYEADEVTRLIVDSHDAAAFAPVSHLSVGGFRDWLLGDEATPEALAALAPGLTPEMVAAVSKLMRVQDLVLVASRVEVVTRFRTTLGQRGRFSTRLQPNHPTDDPRGILASTLDGLMFGCGDAVIGINPALDSVDSCVGLLRLLDDFRQQTGVPTQSCVLTHVTNTLEALGRGAPVDLVFQSVAGTQDANSGFGVDLTLLDEAHAAALELRRGAPLAGGFGDNVMYFETGQGSALSADAHHGVDQGTLEARAYAVARHYRPLLVNTVVGFIGPEYLYDGKQIIRAGLEDHFCGKLLGLPMGCDICYTNHAEADGDDTDTLLTLLGAAGVTFIMGVPGADDIMLNYQSTSFHDAWYLRRMFNRPPAPEFAAWLETVGLSRDGGLTLPGRAQVRELMRAAGG
- a CDS encoding CynX/NimT family MFS transporter; translation: MSRPDLAAPESLDANEQTTQRRKPTAAPLLILGLVVVALNLRPPIAGFGPLLSQFQAEFQVSAATLSLLTTLPLLCWGVLAPLAPLLSRRYSNETIILLATAVIGLGSVLRIGATLPVILTGTLLVGAGIALNNVLLPSLIRRDYATRVGPMTGLYTLAVVGGAALASGVAVPLMTALGGEWRSSVGVWIGLAMAGVLAWLPAVFGRQTHARPLRGEGPSVWRNPYALSVTLYMGFQSLVFFTWLTWLPKVLQDEGFTEAQAGLLLAFANVVQLPFTLAVPMLAARPRLLVPLAAGTALISAAGITGLLLAPLTPLPWLFMMGAGAGSMFPLALMFIAVRAASVTQVPQLSAMAQGFGYVLAASGPFIFGALHDWTGDWQVPLLFLLAMTGVVLVTGVAAGRAPRA